In a genomic window of Amphiprion ocellaris isolate individual 3 ecotype Okinawa chromosome 11, ASM2253959v1, whole genome shotgun sequence:
- the LOC111564160 gene encoding phospholipid-transporting ATPase IH-like isoform X4, which translates to MDFTLLRNIISRYCVGEENWVDSRTVYIGHKEPPPGAEAYIPQRYPDNRIVSSKYTFWNFIPKNLFEQFRRIANFYFLVIFLVQLIIDTPTSPVTSGLPLFFVITVTAIKQGYEDWLRHKADCSINECPVDVVQQGKVVRTQSHKLRVGDIVVVREDETFPCDLILLSSSRHDGTCYVTTASLDGESSHKTYYAVPDTMAFRTEQEVDSLHATIECEQPQPDLYKFVGRINIYKDKEEPVARPLGAENLLLRGATLKNTQHIYAVAVYTGMETKMALNYQSKSQKRSAVEKSMNAFLIVYLCILISKAVINTVLKYAWQWSPDRDEPWYNHRTENERQRHVVIRAFTDFLAFMVLFNYIIPVSMYVTVEMQKFLGSYFITWDEEMFDEELGEGAQVNTSDLNEELGQVEYVFTDKTGTLTENNMEFIECCVDGNVYIPHAICNGQILSAASSIDMIDSSPGGYRREHEDLFFRALCLCHTVQVKEEETVDGIKRGIHQGRPTSFYISSSPDEVALVEGMKRLGYTYLRLRDNYMEILNKDDEIERFELLHVLNFDSVRRRMSVIVKSSSGDYLLFCKGADSSIFPRVVSGKVEQVKARVEQNAVEGLRTLCVAYRRLSESEYAEACHHLTEAKLALQDREQRLAQAYDIIERDFVLLGATAVEDRLQEKAADTIESLHKAGMKVWVLTGDKMETAAATCYASKLFRRSTQILELTKKRTEEQSLHDVLFELNRTVLRQRSISGLSVDCLDFGLIIDGATLSAVLKPNQESAGHGNYREIFLEICRNCSAVLCCRMAPLQKAQIVKLIKASKEHPITLAIGDGANDVSMILEAHVGIGIMGKEGRQAARNSDYAIPKFKHLKKMLLVHGHYYYIRIAELVQYFFYKNVCFIFPQFLYQFFCGFSQQPLYDTAYLTLYNISFTSLPILLYSLVEQHVTMETLKREPSLYRDIAKNSLLRWPVFLYWTCLGVFDAVIFFFGAYFLFDNTTFTSNGQLMTTNTQMMFGNWTFGTLVFTVLVFTVTLKLALDTHHWTWINHFVIWGSLLFYVIFSLLWGGIIWPFLNYQRMYYVFMQMLSSGPAWLSIILLITVSLLPDVIKKVLCRAMCPTATERAQSTRPCLTVEPSTIFMLSQSSSRMSF; encoded by the exons TGTGTGGGGGAGGAGAACTGGGTGGACAGTCGGACGGTGTATATCGGACATAAAGAACCCCCTCCGGGAGCTGAGGCCTACATCCCTCAGCGTTATCCCGACAACCGCATTGTCTCCTCCAAG TACACCTTCTGGAACTTCATTCCCAAGAACCTGTTTGAGCAATTCAGGAGAATCGCTAACTTCTACTTCTTGGTCATATTTTTGGTCCAG CTTATCATCGACACCCCCACCAGCCCAGTCACCAGTGGCCTGCCCCTCTTCTTTGTTATCACTGTCACCGCCATAAAACAG GGCTACGAGGACTGGCTCAGACACAAAGCTGACTGCTCTATAAACGAGTGTCCGGTGGACGTGGTGCAGCAGGGGAAGGTGGTGAGGACACAGAGTCACAAGCTACGG GTGGGGGACATCGTGGTGGTGAGGGAGGACGAGACGTTCCCCTGCGACCTCATCCTTCTGTCCTCCAGCCGCCATGACGGGACCTGCTACGTCACCACCGCCAGCCTGGACGGGGAGTCCAGTCACAAG ACCTATTATGCTGTACCAGATACCATGGCCTTTagaacagagcaggaggtgGATTCACTACATGCCACTATTGAATGTGAACAACCACAGCCCGACCTCTACAA ATTTGTGGGACGCATCAACATTTACAAGGACAAAGAGGAGCCTGTAGCGAG ACCACTTGGGGCTGAAAACTTGCTTCTTAGAGGAGCCACACTGAAGAACACACAGCATATTTATG CTGTTGCAGTCTACACTGGCATGGAGACCAAGATGGCACTAAATTACCAGTCTAAATCTCAGAAGCGCTCTGCTGTAGAAAA GTCCATGAACGCCTTTCTGATTGTCTATCTGTGCATCCTGATCAGTAAAGCGGTCATCAACACTGTTCTGAAATACGCCTGGCAGTGGTCTCCTGACCGAGACGAACCCTGGTACAACCACAGGACCGAGAACGAACGTCAGCGACATGTG GTGATCCGAGCATTCACAGACTTCCTGGCCTTCATGGTCTTGTTTAATTACATCATCCCAGTGTCTATGTACGTAACGGTGGAGATGCAGAAATTTCTCGGCTCCTATTTCATCACCTGGGATGAGGAGATGTTTGACGAGGAGCTGGGAGAGGGCGCTCAGGTGAACACCTCCGACCTGAACGAAGAGCTGGGACAG GTGGAGTATGTGTTTACTGATAAGACCGGCACGCTGACGGAGAACAACATGGAGTTTATCGAATGCTGCGTGGATGGGAACGTCTACATCCCACATGCAATCTGCAACGGCCAAATCCTCAGCGCTGCCTCCAGCATAGACATGATTGATTCCTCACCTGGAGGATACAGGAGG GAACACGAGGATCTGTTTTTCCGGGCGCTGTGTCTGTGCCACACGGTGcaggtgaaggaggaggagactgTGGACGGCATCAAGAGAGGCATCCATCAGGGCAGGCCCACCTCCTTCTACATCTCCTCCTCGCCGGATGAGGTGGCTTTGGTCGAGGGAATGAAAAG GCTGGGTTACACCTACCTGAGACTGAGAGACAACTACATGGAGATCCTGAACAAAGACGACGAGATCGAAAG GTTTGAGCTGCTCCATGTCCTGAACTTTGACTCTGTCAGGAGGAGAATGAGTGTCATAGTCAAGTCAAGCTCAG GAGACTACCTGCTGTTCTGTAAGGGGGCAGACTCCTCCATTTTTCCACGGGTGGTGTCTGGAAAGGTGGAACAAGTAAAAGCCCGGGTGGAACAGAATGCTGTA GAGGGGCTGCGGACTCTGTGCGTCGCCTATCGAAGGTTGTCGGAGTCCGAATATGCAGAAGCGTGTCATCACCTGACGGAAGCCAAGCTGGCCCTGCAGGACAGGGAGCAGAGGCTGGCGCAGGCCTATGACATCATCGAGAGGGATTTTGTCCTTTTAGGCGCCACAGCGGTGGAGGACAG GCTGCAGGAGAAAGCTGCAGACACCATCGAGTCGCTGCACAAGGCCGGGATGAAAGTCTGGGTCCTGACAGGGGACAAGATGGAGACGGCGGCGGCGACCTGCTACGCCAGCAAGCTGTTCCGTCGCAGCACCCAGATCCTGGAGCTGACCAAGAAacgaacagaggagcagagtcTGCACGATGTTCTGTTCGAACTAAACAGGACTGTTCTCAGACAACGCTCGATTTCTGG GTTGTCGGTAGACTGCCTCGACTTCGGTCTCATAATCGACGGGGCGACTCTTTCTGCAGTGTTAAAGCCCAACCAGGAGAGCGCCGGTCACGGCAACTACAGAGAGATCTTTCTAGAGATCTGTCGCAACTGCAGCGCCGTGCTCTGCTGCCGCATGGCGCCGCTGCAGAAAGCACAG ATTGTGAAGCTAATAAAAGCTTCCAAGGAGCACCCCATAACCCTCGCCATCGGTGATGGAGCTAATGATGTCAGTATGATCTTGGAAGCACACGTGGGCATTG GCATCATGGGGAAAGAAGGCCGACAGGCAGCAAGAAATAGCGACTATGCCATCCCAAAGTTTAAACACTTGAAGAAGATGCTACTTGTTCACGGCCACTACTACTACATCCGAATTGCTGAGCTTGTTCAGTACTTCTTCTACAAG AATGTATGCTTCATCTTTCCTCAGTTCCTGTATCAATTCTTCTGCGGGTTTTCCCAGCAG CCGCTGTACGACACCGCGTATCTGACGCTGTACAACATCAGCTTCACGTCCCTCCCCATCCTCCTGTACAGCCTGGTTGAGCAGCACGTCACCATGGAGACGCTGAAGAGGGAGCCCTCCTTGTACAG gGACATTGCGAAGAACTCCCTCCTCCGCTGGCCTGTCTTCCTCTACTGGACGTGTCTGGGTGTGTTTGACGCTGTTATCTTCTTCTTTGGTGCCTATTTCCTCTTTGACAACACCACATTCACCAGCAACGGCCAG ctTATGACCACCAACACACAGATG ATGTTTGGAAACTGGACGTTTGGGACTCTCGTCTTTACTGTGCTGGTGTTCACTGTTACGCTCAAG cTTGCCTTGGATACACACCACTGGACCTGGATCAATCACTTTGTCATCTGGGGCTCACTACTTTTCTATgttattttctctcttctctgggGCGGCATCATTTG GCCCTTCCTGAACTACCAGAGGATGTACTACGTGTTTATGCAGATGCTGTCCAGCGGCCCGGCCTGGCTCAGCATCATCCTCCTTATTACAGTCAGCTTGCTGCCAGATGTCATCAAGAAGGTCCTCTGCAGGGCCATGTGTCCCACAGCCACCGAGCGTGCACAG TCCACCCGCCCGTGCCTTACTGTGGAGCCGTCCACCATCTTCATGCTTTCCCAGTCCTCCAGCAGAATGAGTTTCTGA
- the LOC111564160 gene encoding phospholipid-transporting ATPase IH-like isoform X5, producing the protein MDFTLLRNIISRYCVGEENWVDSRTVYIGHKEPPPGAEAYIPQRYPDNRIVSSKYTFWNFIPKNLFEQFRRIANFYFLVIFLVQLIIDTPTSPVTSGLPLFFVITVTAIKQGYEDWLRHKADCSINECPVDVVQQGKVVRTQSHKLRVGDIVVVREDETFPCDLILLSSSRHDGTCYVTTASLDGESSHKTYYAVPDTMAFRTEQEVDSLHATIECEQPQPDLYKFVGRINIYKDKEEPVARPLGAENLLLRGATLKNTQHIYAVAVYTGMETKMALNYQSKSQKRSAVEKSMNAFLIVYLCILISKAVINTVLKYAWQWSPDRDEPWYNHRTENERQRHVVIRAFTDFLAFMVLFNYIIPVSMYVTVEMQKFLGSYFITWDEEMFDEELGEGAQVNTSDLNEELGQVEYVFTDKTGTLTENNMEFIECCVDGNVYIPHAICNGQILSAASSIDMIDSSPGGYRREHEDLFFRALCLCHTVQVKEEETVDGIKRGIHQGRPTSFYISSSPDEVALVEGMKRLGYTYLRLRDNYMEILNKDDEIERFELLHVLNFDSVRRRMSVIVKSSSGDYLLFCKGADSSIFPRVVSGKVEQVKARVEQNAVEGLRTLCVAYRRLSESEYAEACHHLTEAKLALQDREQRLAQAYDIIERDFVLLGATAVEDRLQEKAADTIESLHKAGMKVWVLTGDKMETAAATCYASKLFRRSTQILELTKKRTEEQSLHDVLFELNRTVLRQRSISGLSVDCLDFGLIIDGATLSAVLKPNQESAGHGNYREIFLEICRNCSAVLCCRMAPLQKAQIVKLIKASKEHPITLAIGDGANDVSMILEAHVGIGIMGKEGRQAARNSDYAIPKFKHLKKMLLVHGHYYYIRIAELVQYFFYKNVCFIFPQFLYQFFCGFSQQPLYDTAYLTLYNISFTSLPILLYSLVEQHVTMETLKREPSLYRDIAKNSLLRWPVFLYWTCLGVFDAVIFFFGAYFLFDNTTFTSNGQMFGNWTFGTLVFTVLVFTVTLKLALDTHHWTWINHFVIWGSLLFYVIFSLLWGGIIWPFLNYQRMYYVFMQMLSSGPAWLSIILLITVSLLPDVIKKVLCRAMCPTATERAQSTRPCLTVEPSTIFMLSQSSSRMSF; encoded by the exons TGTGTGGGGGAGGAGAACTGGGTGGACAGTCGGACGGTGTATATCGGACATAAAGAACCCCCTCCGGGAGCTGAGGCCTACATCCCTCAGCGTTATCCCGACAACCGCATTGTCTCCTCCAAG TACACCTTCTGGAACTTCATTCCCAAGAACCTGTTTGAGCAATTCAGGAGAATCGCTAACTTCTACTTCTTGGTCATATTTTTGGTCCAG CTTATCATCGACACCCCCACCAGCCCAGTCACCAGTGGCCTGCCCCTCTTCTTTGTTATCACTGTCACCGCCATAAAACAG GGCTACGAGGACTGGCTCAGACACAAAGCTGACTGCTCTATAAACGAGTGTCCGGTGGACGTGGTGCAGCAGGGGAAGGTGGTGAGGACACAGAGTCACAAGCTACGG GTGGGGGACATCGTGGTGGTGAGGGAGGACGAGACGTTCCCCTGCGACCTCATCCTTCTGTCCTCCAGCCGCCATGACGGGACCTGCTACGTCACCACCGCCAGCCTGGACGGGGAGTCCAGTCACAAG ACCTATTATGCTGTACCAGATACCATGGCCTTTagaacagagcaggaggtgGATTCACTACATGCCACTATTGAATGTGAACAACCACAGCCCGACCTCTACAA ATTTGTGGGACGCATCAACATTTACAAGGACAAAGAGGAGCCTGTAGCGAG ACCACTTGGGGCTGAAAACTTGCTTCTTAGAGGAGCCACACTGAAGAACACACAGCATATTTATG CTGTTGCAGTCTACACTGGCATGGAGACCAAGATGGCACTAAATTACCAGTCTAAATCTCAGAAGCGCTCTGCTGTAGAAAA GTCCATGAACGCCTTTCTGATTGTCTATCTGTGCATCCTGATCAGTAAAGCGGTCATCAACACTGTTCTGAAATACGCCTGGCAGTGGTCTCCTGACCGAGACGAACCCTGGTACAACCACAGGACCGAGAACGAACGTCAGCGACATGTG GTGATCCGAGCATTCACAGACTTCCTGGCCTTCATGGTCTTGTTTAATTACATCATCCCAGTGTCTATGTACGTAACGGTGGAGATGCAGAAATTTCTCGGCTCCTATTTCATCACCTGGGATGAGGAGATGTTTGACGAGGAGCTGGGAGAGGGCGCTCAGGTGAACACCTCCGACCTGAACGAAGAGCTGGGACAG GTGGAGTATGTGTTTACTGATAAGACCGGCACGCTGACGGAGAACAACATGGAGTTTATCGAATGCTGCGTGGATGGGAACGTCTACATCCCACATGCAATCTGCAACGGCCAAATCCTCAGCGCTGCCTCCAGCATAGACATGATTGATTCCTCACCTGGAGGATACAGGAGG GAACACGAGGATCTGTTTTTCCGGGCGCTGTGTCTGTGCCACACGGTGcaggtgaaggaggaggagactgTGGACGGCATCAAGAGAGGCATCCATCAGGGCAGGCCCACCTCCTTCTACATCTCCTCCTCGCCGGATGAGGTGGCTTTGGTCGAGGGAATGAAAAG GCTGGGTTACACCTACCTGAGACTGAGAGACAACTACATGGAGATCCTGAACAAAGACGACGAGATCGAAAG GTTTGAGCTGCTCCATGTCCTGAACTTTGACTCTGTCAGGAGGAGAATGAGTGTCATAGTCAAGTCAAGCTCAG GAGACTACCTGCTGTTCTGTAAGGGGGCAGACTCCTCCATTTTTCCACGGGTGGTGTCTGGAAAGGTGGAACAAGTAAAAGCCCGGGTGGAACAGAATGCTGTA GAGGGGCTGCGGACTCTGTGCGTCGCCTATCGAAGGTTGTCGGAGTCCGAATATGCAGAAGCGTGTCATCACCTGACGGAAGCCAAGCTGGCCCTGCAGGACAGGGAGCAGAGGCTGGCGCAGGCCTATGACATCATCGAGAGGGATTTTGTCCTTTTAGGCGCCACAGCGGTGGAGGACAG GCTGCAGGAGAAAGCTGCAGACACCATCGAGTCGCTGCACAAGGCCGGGATGAAAGTCTGGGTCCTGACAGGGGACAAGATGGAGACGGCGGCGGCGACCTGCTACGCCAGCAAGCTGTTCCGTCGCAGCACCCAGATCCTGGAGCTGACCAAGAAacgaacagaggagcagagtcTGCACGATGTTCTGTTCGAACTAAACAGGACTGTTCTCAGACAACGCTCGATTTCTGG GTTGTCGGTAGACTGCCTCGACTTCGGTCTCATAATCGACGGGGCGACTCTTTCTGCAGTGTTAAAGCCCAACCAGGAGAGCGCCGGTCACGGCAACTACAGAGAGATCTTTCTAGAGATCTGTCGCAACTGCAGCGCCGTGCTCTGCTGCCGCATGGCGCCGCTGCAGAAAGCACAG ATTGTGAAGCTAATAAAAGCTTCCAAGGAGCACCCCATAACCCTCGCCATCGGTGATGGAGCTAATGATGTCAGTATGATCTTGGAAGCACACGTGGGCATTG GCATCATGGGGAAAGAAGGCCGACAGGCAGCAAGAAATAGCGACTATGCCATCCCAAAGTTTAAACACTTGAAGAAGATGCTACTTGTTCACGGCCACTACTACTACATCCGAATTGCTGAGCTTGTTCAGTACTTCTTCTACAAG AATGTATGCTTCATCTTTCCTCAGTTCCTGTATCAATTCTTCTGCGGGTTTTCCCAGCAG CCGCTGTACGACACCGCGTATCTGACGCTGTACAACATCAGCTTCACGTCCCTCCCCATCCTCCTGTACAGCCTGGTTGAGCAGCACGTCACCATGGAGACGCTGAAGAGGGAGCCCTCCTTGTACAG gGACATTGCGAAGAACTCCCTCCTCCGCTGGCCTGTCTTCCTCTACTGGACGTGTCTGGGTGTGTTTGACGCTGTTATCTTCTTCTTTGGTGCCTATTTCCTCTTTGACAACACCACATTCACCAGCAACGGCCAG ATGTTTGGAAACTGGACGTTTGGGACTCTCGTCTTTACTGTGCTGGTGTTCACTGTTACGCTCAAG cTTGCCTTGGATACACACCACTGGACCTGGATCAATCACTTTGTCATCTGGGGCTCACTACTTTTCTATgttattttctctcttctctgggGCGGCATCATTTG GCCCTTCCTGAACTACCAGAGGATGTACTACGTGTTTATGCAGATGCTGTCCAGCGGCCCGGCCTGGCTCAGCATCATCCTCCTTATTACAGTCAGCTTGCTGCCAGATGTCATCAAGAAGGTCCTCTGCAGGGCCATGTGTCCCACAGCCACCGAGCGTGCACAG TCCACCCGCCCGTGCCTTACTGTGGAGCCGTCCACCATCTTCATGCTTTCCCAGTCCTCCAGCAGAATGAGTTTCTGA